CGACCCCGCCGCCCTGCGAGCCGTGCTGCACGCGGTAACACACTCGCACAcacgtcacacacacacacacactacgcCGACCCCGCCGCCCTGCGCGCCGCGCTGCACGCGGTAACACACTCGCACAcacgtcacacacacacacacactacgcCGACCCCGCCGCCCTGCGAGCCGTGCTGCACGCGGTAACACACTCGCACAcacgtcacacacacacacactacgcCGACCCCGCCGCCCTGCGAGCCGTGCTGCACGCGGTAACACACTCGCACAcacgtcacacacacacacactacgcCGACCCCGCCGCCCTGCGAGCCGTGCTGCACGCGGTAACACACTCGCACAcacgtcacacacacacacacacactacgcCGACCCCGCCGCCCTGCGAGCCGTGCTGCACGCGGTAACACACTCGCACAcacgtcacacacacacacactacgcCGACCCCGCCGCCCTGCGAGCCGTGCTGCACGCGGTAACACACTCGCACAcacgtcacacacacacacacactacgcCGACCCCGCCGCCCTGCGAGCCGTGCTGCACGCGGTAACACACTCGCACAcacgtcacacacacacacactacgcCGACCCCGCCGCCCTGCGAGCCGTGCTGCACGCGGTAACACACTCGCACAcacgtcacacacacacacacactacgcCGACCCCGCCGCCCTGCGAGCCGTGCTGCACGCGGTAACACACTCGCACAcacgtcacacacacacacactacgcCGACCCCGCCGCCCTGCGAGCCGTGCTGCACGCGGTAACACACTCGCACAcacgtcacacacacacacacactacgcCGACCCCGGTGCCCTGCACTACACCgtttatgaatgaataatacgttttaaatgtttatttattaattttcattaattctttCAGGTCAAGAACCACGCAGCGGCTTGGCCATTTTTAAAACCAGTAGATAAAACTGAAGTACCAGACTACTATGACCACATCAAATATCCAATGGGTAAGTATGATACTGatgtttataaattagaaaaattatatataaataaaaaagttaattacaaacttttaatttaaataagaaaatatttatttaaatcatatcttGTATGTTAGATTTATCACGTATGAGTTTCGGAAGAAATTGTGAAATGTGAATAAACCGACTACAAGTGATGAAATAAGTACCCAATTATTCttctaaataaatagttaattatttttctggTATGTATACGTACCACCAACTCATGAATAATTCTACTGCCACACAGTAATTCTTTGTATCACCAATAATATTTTGGGGTTTGaagtatgagtgagccagtgtaattacaggcaacaGATGATAAGACATTTTAGATCCATCCATAATTTCTTGGCGTATTAACTACGTGTATGTATTACAGTGTTCATTTCTCGTGATTGTTTATGCTTACTCggtattctattataaaataaaaaacatatattataatttcgacTACGTTTGCCAATCTTGAAAACCAGCCGACTCCACACGTGAGTAGTCTAGCGATCAGACGTGGCACACGCTCTTGGTTGCCAATTTGCTTGATAGATAAACTCAATACATTTTGTTAGTCCAACCCGGGTTTCAACTCAGGATAGCCGTATAAGCTAACTGTGAGACAAGCGAGAGAGATTATTATACAGGAGAGCAACGATACAAGTACttcattaaataagttaaatctCTTTTGCCGACTCTTCACAGGtctgaggtgtttctttccgaactGGCGGTTGATTTTTTTCTTGACAGTCAATAAGTgggtgtaatgcttctatattggaTTAAAACTGTTGATTGTTTGACTATAATGCTCGGTGCAGACCTGCGCACGGTGGGCGAGCGGCTGAAGGCGCGCTACTACTCGTCGCGCCGGCTGTTCGCGGCCGACATGGCGCGCATCTTCTCCAACTGCCGCCTCTACAACTCGCCCGACACGGACTACTACAGGTTCGAGCTCGGAACTTCTTCGTATCTTTGTTTTTGTGAACCTTTCTAGACTGaccattttttctatattactgtaaatattttttttcattatgctTCGTAAATTCTAAGTATTGAACGTTACAATCTGTTTTGTTTCAATCCGAGAgaagttatttatgtattcgGTGGGACGATTTCTAAAGTTTATGAtcgtattattcaaattaactcAAGAGATTAACCGCCTATCGACTATAATAGCCTTATGCACGGAACGTAATACTTtgcagtataaataaaaacataatataaaaacattgctTTTACAGATGCGCCAACACCCTAGAGAAATACTTCCAAGCGAAGATGAAGGAAGGCGGTCTCTGGGAGAAATGATCGGAGTTTAACTTCGACGATTTCTTCCTCAAGGAGCTGTGCACCGCTCAGGGGATCGCGGAAATCGTCTGAAcgataaataaatgacaaatagattgaaaattttaattccttgtaaataatttacgGTCTCgtatactttaatttatctaaatataaggGTTAGACTTAAGTCGTATCGAAATAGTTTTTGAAATATGAACGTTTACGTCgttggtaaaatatttgaatgtaaatCTTTGcacttgtaatattaattgtagtCCTTTAATTGTGATAATAgtgaatttcttataataataatgttaaaggGGATTAGAAAATGTTTAGATTAATGTCtgaaactaattaaattgtttactaGACAACCGCTTACCTGTTCCCTTGTTATGGATCGAGCGAGTTCGTATCTTTGGTCTCCTCTGAGAGCGTGTATTAATCAAGTATATGATACTTATGTAGGCGGTGATGAATGCCTCGtagttatattacaataaaacgcAATTATCAATACTGTATtggtttttatttcaacacatGTTGTACACACTCGGGAGTACGATTTTAGAACATTTTAAGAAaggaatgtaaatatattttttacgcgaTATCTGTAATTACATAAAGTACATACCAGTCtccttgttaatattaaatccagtggattttattataataagtacctTAAATGGTATCGTAATTCATAACTTAAATGCTCACTTagcttattcttaaatataatgttcGAACGAAAGACATCGCTTTTAGATAATAGTTGTGACTTtggttaataattgtaaatagaaCCGAAAATTTAGGCACATTTAGGTACATAGGTCTCAAAAGCGATATAATTCGTAGTTCATTTCAGACTAGATTTAATAAACTACAACTTAGAGCCACGAAATTATTACAAAGTACAGTCCTACCGCTGTTCCTAGCAACTGAAGTGGTCGAGTAAGCCCTAGAGAAAACAATGTCTAGCGacgtaaaatattgattatcaAATCCTAAGTTATCACATCGAGGGAGAAAAACAACAAACTTTATCCGGGAACTCAAGTCTAAAGAAAGTTAATTACAAACTTGGACGGACATTTACAACAATGGGTTAGAGGAGGGCCACAACCGACATTACAAACATTCAAAGtgattttgaaaaacaaaattaaggatACAATTATGAGATCATCCAAATATGTTAAGTACAATTTCGAGGGCTCGTATAACAACTGcacaatttatacataaactGCACGAAAAGAAGTCtccttaaatttataactattttggcttaaatatttaattatacttctttAAGTACAGTTAGTTTTGCTACGCTCGTGCGCTTCcaggtttaatatatatatattttatctaacatAGTCGTATGTATTTTAAGATTTCAtagcgatattttttttcaaatacgtAATCTCATAACAAAATGAACGTACGATATGTATTCTAGCAGAAATTAATTATGGCAACACTCAAAGGGttggattttttttgttaatagtaaCACTTACACATTACATATGTCGATATGGAAGCGCACAAACGTAACGGTTACAAAGGACACAAGTTGACTAGGCGGAGTCGCGGTGTTTCCTATCTAAGCTAGATCATACAACTAAATAgtccattataataaaaaaaatatcactcgTCATCCACCGATACAATCACTggaagtcatttttttttactttttgagtATTTGAGTGGTGATTTCTTTAATGAACACATCACTTCGGGGTCACTCGCTCAGGGCGGGGTGGTGGGAGAGGGGGCTCAGGCGCGAGCGGGCTCGGCGCCGGCGGGGTCGCCGACCTCCCGCGAGCGCTCGCTGTGAGCGGGCGAGCCTTCGCAGGACCTGCGAGCAACACTGCTCATCACTTATTGTACACACCAAGCGATCATTTATTCGAGATGCTTTATTGCGAGATGTTAGAACAAAAAttagactgtatttttataaaggatCGATAGATAAAGAATCCAATGGGTATTCAATAATTATGTGCTTTATAAATGAATCACATTTGTTTACGACATCTAAAAAagcttaagaatatatttaagtacgtGTATCCGAACCGTGTGCGCTCCGCGGCGGCCACGAGGTGGTCGGGCGACGCCGAGCGCGAGCTGCGTGCGCTGCCCGCCTCCGAGTACGAATCCTCGCTCGACAGCTGCGGACATGAGGCAGGGTCATGAGGTGGCAGGGATTTGtgttagcccgtctgggtagatccCACCCCTTCACTCGACGATGAGGGGGGCCGGATTATGTATTAGGTAGGGAGGCAATTGCCTGCCAAGACAGGGTAAAAACTAGAAATGGGTCAAGGGGTACCGGGAAGTCCACTGCATAGGGCAGGGCCGGCTTAACAATATCCACACCGACATTGTTAATCCGGCCCTAcaataaaatagcaaaaaaatatcCCAGCAGCAGGATCATTGCCATGAAAGACAAGTTATATAAATCTGCTATATTACTTTTCTTGTACAGTAACAAATTGCATTTGAATAGTATGAAGATGAGACACGTACCAGCGTAAGCGGCTGCCGGCCGAGCGAGGCGCGCGGGTCGTCTGCCTCCAGCTGCAGGATGCTCTCCTGGCTGCCCGTGAACTGAGATGAGCATACATACATTTTCAAAAGTTAACTTAGGTCTCTGGTTGATaccacatttaaaaatatcaatgtatGTATACTGTCAataatctattccaaccacaagaggataaaagccaaataaacaacacttgACTTCGAATTGACGTGATGTCGTTGGTCGagagtctatgatattcattatggattttcaAAAAACGGCGTTTTGGACGTAGACAAATCTGCTATCGGAACTTTAGTTAAATTaaccttattttgtttttaattattaaaattaaattaatttcgaagCAAATCGCAGggaatacgtaaataaattgaaatagacTATATAAGATCTTATAATTccaattgatgttttttttgtttttgtgttcACGCATCtttcatacaatttaatttaacagttcTTGACTCTTGCGTCATGGTTCTGGCATAATACCGATTCCAGTGGCAACAAAAGTAAAGACCAAtcaacaactttgaccttgaattgacgtgaCCTCATTGGTCGAATTGAATAATCTACGATATTCATTATAGTTAAAACTATAATGAATATCGTAGCTTTTTGGATGTCGGCAAAGTTGTTTTGATCTTAagaagtcaaattaaattagtatatttaaatagtgttgtatttaaataaagatatattatttgcatGGATTATGTAAATCGTTTATCTTCACTGCCTTCTGTTATTGATTATACGGGAATGAACGacgctatatttttaaatcatatgtaTAGCATATATACAACATAACTCACCACAAATCCATAGTACTTCAGTATGTCCATCTTACACATAGGACACGTCCGATGTTCCAACAGCCACGGGTCGATGCAATTCTTGTGGAAATCGTGTCTGGAAAATAATACATTGTAGCCGATTGAGATTTTTCATTCGTTtagttacaattaatatattttatacatttaaattagtttaaaccaatatataaaagatttatacaTGTCGTGCCGTCTCACTCGCACGCAATTCGCTGCTGCTTTTTCACGTTTAGAAAAAATCGATATCAATGTGAATTTCTACACTTATTcgaaataactattaaatcgattatatatatgtatattttacatgattaatactgataaaaaactttatttaattcaacatcatttgaatagtataatattataaaaaaatatttatataatgttttttctgACCATACTAATTCAGTACTACCGGCCATTAATACGTCTTTACGACACTCACCGACAAGGCAGGGAGCGGAGAGTCTCAGACACCTTGTAAGGCTCTATACATATCGCGCAGCACTCGCCATCACCCTGCACTTcctgaaatagtaaattacaatcatttaatttgaCTTATAATGGAAATGCGAAATATTTCGTGATTTTTATGTCATACGATCATATCGAAcagatgtttaatttattggtgTAAACCAATTCATTGccaataaataatctatatatataaaaccgaaATACCGCTCATTGATTAATCATgatatctcagaaactataacacctacaaactagtttggcaggtaggttccttatagggtgtagatatCTGCtaagattttacgaaactctacccCTAAGCGGGAAAAAGGGGGATTGGAAGTTtgggttttttaaattttgcgcGGGCGAAGCCGCAGGTTCatctaattcattattaaataaatgaagaatATCCTATTCCTTAGCTTAATTAGTTAATTCTTATTAATCAATGAATAGCCAATAAAAGGATTAGTGTGCTAGAAATAATACTTTGTAGATTACTTAATACTTTATACATTATGTAATGAAGGTGTCCTCCGAATGACTAGTCTCTATGTATTAGAATTTAAGCTGTGCGCTTATAGTCTGAACAACATACaacaacatgtacagcctgagaactagacacatgcaggtttcctcacgatgttttccttcaccgccgagcacgaggtgaattaataacacaaattaagaacataaaaattcagtggtgcttgcctgagtttgaacccgcaatcatcggttatgatatacgtgttctaaccactaggccaccTCGGCTAGGTTTAAATATTAGTCATTTTATTGATcctattacattataataataaatttaataataaagacctAATAGTTTTATCGTTCATCGACACAAGTCTTTGTTGTGTATTATGATTTGAATTCAGTATGAAGTCTAGacaaaataacattatctaATCAGCATCTAACACAACATAACATCACAAAAAACCCAAAGACTATGAGCTAAAACGACAATAcaattttgttgatattattatattgattattttgttgtatagaaaatataaatataatccttaatgttataatttatgtcattattaaaaatgaaccagcaactttttagtttttctttatgAGCAAAATGAGTAATCATtaatatgcatatttttttaaggattattgttttatttactcaaTGGTAAAATAACATATCAAGTAGGATTTCTACACGCATTCATACCACTAGACTAGTGATAGACCAAccaaagatataataaatataaggatataaaaaaattgaaattataatagtcGTTGTCCAAGGACAAATGAACGACAATATTTTCATCGCAAATTCGAAGCTTCAATGTGAAATCGTCCATTCATTCACGAATCGGTCAGAAATGAATTATTTCAGATATTAACAGGATATGAGTTACTTAATGAATTGAGGAGGTTAGACCGTTTTCGAAATTCGCTTTCGTCCAAATTAATCAGTCAATCGATCGATTGATTGCTTAAAAAAGTGTTCGCTTAAAAATAAGCCATTGTCGACACGTCTTTTTCCAATTTTGAATACCAGCAATTCAAATTCTCGTGAAAAGTCGAATGCATCCGTCATATGTACacaatcttatatttttacCGCGTGTTGTTAAATATCTGCCATATCTGTGTAGGTGGaattttgtaattgatttttaactACCCAAAAACAAGGCAACAAGAATAAAgtggtattattaaaaatatataaagataattatctACAAATAAAGAAAACGTTAACCGCTATAGGAATTCGTCCTGCAGTTGTTTTATCAACGTATAGTCGAAGGGAACGATTACATAACAAATTACTTGTGTTATCAAATCGCTGTGAAAATACAAGTGCAGTATCGCTTGAGCTGAAAACCGATACCGAATACTAGGGCAAATCTACTAACATAACGGTAATGCTACCGTTACTATGCTATGCTACTAGATCCAACTTCAACTCGCAAAAATTAATGTCAGCTTAAACTTACCTGAGGatcaattctacttatttatatcggttgCGATACGATCCAGATTCTAAGATACtcgattctattccgatccaactttaacttggtggcagggctttgtgcaagcccgcctgggtaggtgtggtacctacccactcATACATTCTACCaccactcatatattctaccattgTTGTATTCCGCTTTAAAGGGTGAGCCAGCGTCACTACAGGCATAAAggacatcttatttcccaacgTTGGCGGCGCAtaagcgatgtaaggaatgattaatatttcttacagcgtcattgtctatgggcggcggaaCCGCTTACTACTCATCCACctacctataaaatataatttaaaaaaagaatcgaACCGCAACTCAATCGGGAAGCGGCATGACTCGATTCGATTACGATACTGTCAaattgttagtagaattagtGCCTTGTAGGCACAGGCTAAGTCGACCTTGCTTATATACAGTTTTACGATTCTAATacggttaatttaatttattacacttgTGGACCTTAGACAGTAATCACACAATGGATCGCTTGACAGAATGGATGACTTACCACAAATTATTTCGTAACTTATTAgcaatttatgttaatatttatataaacgtaagACCAACTGTGATGGTTGAAAAACGAAGAGTCTTCAGTCTAACGCGTTTCCGGTTACGAACCCGTAATGTTTGGTTAAGATTTAAGTGTTGTAACATCGCACTCCTCTAAGAGACCAGGCCACCCAGTAGTGGCATATCGAACGGAGATACGTCTATataaattacgaataaataattgatctgatcaggctgtttcaaataactaaaatataattttcattgtacacggaaaatggttaaaaaaaaaaaaatatatcccgctgagtttctttcgccggttcttctcaggtctgaggtgctaaattccgaaccggtggtagatttttgacaatcaataagcaagtgtatacacttctatattgaataaagatttttgactttgactttgactttgatcaaCTAAAACagaaatgttttaagttttataaatacttaatattttctctatactaatattataaatgcgtaggCAAatgctgtctgtctgttacgcttacCTTGTCAAATCACTGAACTGAATTGGATGATATGAAGAAAGCTTGACCCCagacacttaatttttttgtacctAAATACTGATGACTAACTCTTGAAATACAAAGTCGGGGAAACAAGTAGTATATACTAAATGTGTTAATTTACTCACCCTGTCGTCGGATTTCAAGTTCTTGACGGGAATTTTCGACAGCGCTTTCTTAGCTGCGCAGCAGAGTcgtttctgtaaaaataattttagtcgaACTAAATTAAATACGCAACATATAGTCacatattctactaccaaacatcAATCTATAGTATCGTTACAGAGTATATTCGTTCTCTATGTTGtggtattgtcgtgttccggtttgtaagGTGAATGAGCGTACTACAGCCACtacgatgtaagggatggttttTCAAACAGTGCCAATGtatatggacggtggtgaccacttaccatctggtggctcatttgccagtcagtctacctatttcaaataaaaaaaaaatcataatatatttatattttttgattgtactgtagatatatattatacataaacaacatacaaaataataattttaaaacattcttaattaaaaaaaaatgttttttttttaattgtttcaaagTTGCGTTcgaatatacaaaacaaaaattacataaaatttaagaatgtttttgaaagttaataacttttttttggaaatgtataaaatgagagtttatttttttaaaaacgtttttatttcaatatttgttgcattaataataaacttaccgAGAGTCGGTCCTTGGCGTGAATGTATCTGAAGCGCTGTATGTAGTAAAACACAAGCCAGGCCAGCGAGATGACCATCAGAACAATGAAGGATATCGAGACGAAGAGAACCGACGTTCTggaaatcaaaatgaaatagcaaatattttaatttaaaaatttatcttATGGTAAAAGATTTCTTAGTTTACTTTTAACGTTAATTtgacttggtgatagggctttgtgacAAACAGGTAataaatacttggtattgttgtgttccgatttaaagaGCGTGGTGGCGCATAGACCTAGGGTCTATGGGGGTTTCTGATAAGTTACTATCGAGTGACAAAACCAGTCAAATGTGTCTGATGACAACATGGCCTATTTACCTACTCGTCAGTAGCACGACTCTAAAACACTACTTAgtaaacatgtttattttttatatattttatttctacatcTACATAATTATAACCTATATAGCAATCTATGTTCTATTATATACGTACGACGTACGTGTATTCATGCTTAGCCAAGTTTAGCTTAATATagttattacgaaaaaaaataaaaaataaagtgactACATAACAATgtcatacataatattgtagaataaatacttcaaaatcTTGGATAATATTACCCGTAAAAGAACGCAGACTCAACGGATACATTCCAATTTCTAGCATTCtagtataaacaatatattaaaataaaaatcttctgCTATATTGTTTAGGATATGTTCTAGCATTTCTGtcatgatagaaaaaaaatatatctatctctgTCTTGTACATACGAGTAAATAGAACCCGTCTCGTTCGCGCTGACTCGTCGAAAGGATgcgaattaaaagaaaaaagaaaagtatgcataaacaatataaaaaacgcataaataaacaaactaaaacaAACTACTCATGAATGAACATACTAACAGATAACAAAGATTTCAACAGCTTTTTAAATGTAGTTTGAAAatagaatcttttttttaatcaacaacAAAAAATGGTGAAATTCATAGCCAATAAACTGactttatatgtaagtaatataaacatacagCATGTCGGTACAATATACATTAGGTGTTTGAATGgttatttttgtcatatttgtCATAAATGGAAACAGgatgttgaattattttaatgttttaacaagttataatttattattttattataaaacttgtttGTTTGAAACTTTCCTGTTTTAATCACTGCGATGTAAATAAACACCTAAACAAAAAACCGATTAAGaacttttaacaatatttttaaagcagacatatttaataataaaaaaaaaagtatatacgaACTTGTTGATGTTGCTGCTAATGTGAGTGAAAGTACGTCCCTTGATGATCGCAATCATGACCTTTGTACCGTTGTCCACGAGCCTCGTGATCTCCTCGCCCTTCCACTTGTACGTGAACACGGCGCTTATATTTCCTGGAACAAAcacaatatttgacatttataatgGCTTGTTTCTGTCAGAGTAAAGACTACATCTTAAGTCGAGGGTGTTTAAaagtctattaataaatatcgttgtaaagtatatttaagaaaaaacttcGACAATCGTGCCGTTACAACTAACGGTCTGTTACTTGTTACTCAAAAACGAACGTTAACTGGTGCAccttaacgattccttacataAGGAAAGCATAAGGGATTTTTATTAAGCGCATGCATCGAATGCGCATGTGATAATCTCATTTAATGATGGTGACAGGTAAGCAATTGACCACGACAAGCTTTCCGAAGGGGAGATGGTCTCACAGCAACGTTATTTGTTACCATAACCTTTTTTAGTGGCGTTTGTGCTGAGAGGgaacagattatttcgccaatgccACGTGCGATGGAGCAGACACGATTGAGATTCAATCTCATCAATGGTACGGTCTACCATATAGCATTCATACAGTTTATATCTTTATCAAAGCCACTAAAAGTTTTACTAAGGAAAGTTGGTCTCAGAGGACCGTTATTTGTTACCATATAATTTTTAGTGGCGTTTGCGACGTGAGGGGAcaaattatttcgccaatgtcacgtacgTTGGAGAAGACTGAACGGTACGGTCTACCATATCCCATTCATGCAGTTTAGACGTGGAAGGTAAACGAATAATTAGGTATGACATCCAGTATCACTTTTACGGTAATACGTCACAGCTACTAGGTCACTATCAATCGAAGCCCGTAATGATTTACAACAAGATTCATATTGCGTTtccatttaattcaaattaacaaaTCAATCTAAGATTACCGGAACCTTTATTGCCTTTCATAACATGCGATAAGATTGATAACACAATGGAACGTAGTtgcataattatcatatttaatctcAGATAGCTTATCTTGAACTTAAGGTCATATAAAACTaatcaaaagatttaaaatcacgtatagattataattaaatgttcaaATGTTCAATACATTTCGGATTTGTACGAGGCGTTTGATTGCCTCATTTATGATTATTTCGTGTGTTATCTGTTTTTCTAACGTGTCGTTTAGACGTATGTACAGATACTAATATTACGATGGGAATATCATTAAATACGCATTAATGATTTAGGAAGTGAACtgagtctttttttttatttgtgattggAGGCTGTTTACaacgtaacatttttttttttgtttatttcgctTACTCGTCTAATTACTTaagaatcatttttaaattttgtatacctGTTGGTAGGGACAGAAATGAAAAGTGTACAGGAAACTATATAGGGTACGAAAAGCGCCCCCCTTTCACACGCAGCCAAAAAGAACTGTAATGTTAACTAACATGTGAGGTCTTTTGACgaattagattaaatatatattatatttaaatatcaggcCGCTGTGCACAAAGAGTagaaatagaaaaacaaaaaaaaaatggtatacaTTACATCTACTCTTCTTATCTCATTTTTTCGGGTGTGTAATGCTTACACccgaaaaaaaaatgagaataaGTCTTGAATAAGTCTTTGTTTTGCCTCAATTTTGTTTATGACACACAGTTAAATTGAAACCCAGTGAAAAGTTTGATTAGGGtctaaaatctttataatacttaaacaaTGAAATCTACTACCGACAcacctttaaaatataaacataataacatgATGTGGCTTATTTACTAATTTACCTTCTTATATTTTTCCTGGTGCCTATTACGTAAACTCAATTAATTTCCACTTATCAACTGTCGTTGAAAACACAGGAACTAGGAATATtagtactattatataattttcttttttaatgatacgaatgtattttgtactttttgtaaaattattaacttatcaATTGTTTATAGAATGAGTAATAAATTTTGGATGGCAATGAATACATACACTCCTAGTCATATATATGACCCAtcactgaataaaatattttgtctgttTCTATATAATCATTCTCAGTATTGTGTTGTTAAGCCAGTACAAAAAGTTTAGTGTTCATAGCTGACGTATTTAAAGCTAATGGGAATATATAGGGTTTTTACAAGTTACTAATTatcagtattttgtttttcatttatctCACAGTTGATATAAATTAGCACAGATGTTCCCAACTTTTTATTGCGTAGCCCTGACTATAATCAAAGCCCCACTAATCTCTGCATTAACCTCGTCGGCGTG
This window of the Vanessa atalanta chromosome 21, ilVanAtal1.2, whole genome shotgun sequence genome carries:
- the LOC125072493 gene encoding protein goliath isoform X1, giving the protein MRVGDFWSRLATLGWFVSFVGCHTPGSELESVRYGPTDDRFGGDIYTVAKINITYEDEHGELYTDTSESGKYGEGYVGSSRGMAVHVRAKGPDGENDHTGCTWPLLSVAAPTEPLPSEPWIAVIRRGSCNFEIKVQNAWRANASAVLIYNDRDTTVLEKMKLSTDNGRNISAVFTYKWKGEEITRLVDNGTKVMIAIIKGRTFTHISSNINNANETGSIYSTSVLFVSISFIVLMVISLAWLVFYYIQRFRYIHAKDRLSKRLCCAAKKALSKIPVKNLKSDDREVQGDGECCAICIEPYKVSETLRSLPCRHDFHKNCIDPWLLEHRTCPMCKMDILKYYGFVFTGSQESILQLEADDPRASLGRQPLTLLSSEDSYSEAGSARSSRSASPDHLVAAAERTRSCEGSPAHSERSREVGDPAGAEPARA
- the LOC125072493 gene encoding protein goliath isoform X2, which gives rise to MRVGDFWSRLATLGWFVSFVGCHTPGSELESVRYGPTDDRFGGDIYTVAKINITYEDEHGELYTDTSESGKYGEGYVGSSRGMAVHVRAKGPDGENDHTGCTWPLLSVAAPTEPLPSEPWIAVIRRGSCNFEIKVQNAWRANASAVLIYNDRDTTVLEKMKLSTDNGRNISAVFTYKWKGEEITRLVDNGTKVMIAIIKGRTFTHISSNINKTSVLFVSISFIVLMVISLAWLVFYYIQRFRYIHAKDRLSKRLCCAAKKALSKIPVKNLKSDDREVQGDGECCAICIEPYKVSETLRSLPCRHDFHKNCIDPWLLEHRTCPMCKMDILKYYGFVFTGSQESILQLEADDPRASLGRQPLTLLSSEDSYSEAGSARSSRSASPDHLVAAAERTRSCEGSPAHSERSREVGDPAGAEPARA